A portion of the Bdellovibrionales bacterium genome contains these proteins:
- a CDS encoding ABC transporter permease has product MNQTVTTDSILSPSSVVGKVRRPQSLWAESFRRLKKNKGAVVSAYFILFVCLVALFAEKLAPFPFAQQDMTRILHAPSSHNWLGTDSLGRDLLSRIIFGARMSMAVGIFTAITSLIIGVFVGAVSGWFGGRVDSFLMRLVDILYSIPTLVLLILVKVVFDSVQMFENSELKALTGIVLALSVVGWVTLARLVRGQVLLVREMTYVEAARALGASGSGIVLRHVVPNILGPIIVILSYQIPSNILFESFLSFIGLGLQPPFSSWGVLANEGWRSLQTFPHLMIWPGMALFLAMLAFQLLGDGLRDAFDPQMKGR; this is encoded by the coding sequence ATGAATCAGACTGTTACTACGGACTCGATTCTTTCTCCAAGCTCTGTTGTGGGTAAGGTCAGGAGACCCCAAAGCTTGTGGGCAGAATCCTTCAGGCGTCTAAAAAAGAACAAGGGGGCTGTGGTCTCTGCTTACTTTATTCTGTTTGTCTGCCTCGTCGCTCTTTTTGCAGAAAAATTGGCTCCTTTCCCTTTTGCTCAGCAAGATATGACGAGAATTCTTCATGCCCCAAGCAGCCATAATTGGCTGGGGACGGATTCGCTCGGTCGAGACCTTTTGTCTCGAATTATATTTGGAGCCAGGATGTCAATGGCAGTTGGAATATTCACTGCGATTACCTCTCTCATCATCGGGGTCTTTGTTGGAGCTGTTTCTGGGTGGTTTGGAGGAAGAGTCGATTCTTTTCTCATGCGTTTGGTGGACATTCTTTATTCAATTCCGACGCTTGTCCTTTTAATTCTCGTGAAAGTTGTTTTTGACAGTGTTCAGATGTTTGAGAATTCTGAATTGAAGGCGCTGACTGGAATTGTTTTGGCCCTGAGCGTGGTGGGATGGGTGACTCTCGCGCGATTGGTTAGGGGCCAGGTTCTTCTTGTTCGTGAGATGACCTATGTTGAAGCGGCCCGAGCTCTCGGAGCTTCGGGTTCTGGGATTGTGCTTCGGCACGTGGTTCCCAATATTTTGGGTCCAATTATTGTTATTTTGTCTTATCAAATACCGAGTAATATTTTATTTGAAAGTTTCCTCAGCTTTATTGGACTGGGTCTTCAACCACCGTTTTCCAGTTGGGGTGTCTTAGCAAATGAGGGTTGGCGCTCGCTGCAAACATTTCCTCACCTGATGATTTGGCCTGGAATGGCTTTGTTTTTGGCAATGCTTGCT
- a CDS encoding ABC transporter permease: MTVYVFKRVAEAVFVVWVIATLTFLLLRVVPGGPFDQEKALPPEVKANIEAKYMLNAPLYVQYGDYVFKLLKGDLGESYKYIGRPINDIISESLPNSVQLGFYALLLSFLIGIPAGVYAASKHNTWADTLTMMTAISGVALPSFLVAPILILIFCFYWQLLPPALWEGPSYYILPILTLGIRPAAVIARLTRSSILDVIRSDYIRTARAKGLSEMAILYKHVLKNSLIPVLTFSGPLAAGVLTGSFIIELIFAVPGMAPHLIQSVSNRDYPLILGTTLVFSVILVLANLIVDLLYAYFDPRIKLA, encoded by the coding sequence TTGACTGTCTATGTTTTTAAACGTGTGGCCGAGGCCGTTTTTGTCGTGTGGGTGATTGCGACTTTGACCTTTCTTTTGTTGAGAGTTGTACCAGGTGGGCCCTTTGATCAGGAAAAAGCTCTTCCGCCAGAGGTCAAAGCGAACATTGAAGCCAAGTACATGCTTAACGCTCCTTTGTATGTGCAATATGGAGATTATGTTTTTAAGCTATTGAAAGGAGATTTGGGGGAATCTTATAAATATATCGGTCGCCCGATCAATGACATTATTAGCGAATCATTACCCAATTCTGTGCAGCTTGGCTTTTACGCTTTGCTTCTGTCCTTTCTGATAGGAATTCCAGCGGGAGTCTATGCAGCATCAAAACACAATACATGGGCTGATACGCTGACGATGATGACGGCTATCAGCGGCGTTGCCTTGCCGAGTTTTCTCGTCGCGCCGATTCTTATTTTGATTTTCTGTTTTTATTGGCAACTTTTGCCCCCCGCACTTTGGGAAGGTCCGAGCTACTATATATTGCCCATTCTGACCTTGGGTATTCGTCCGGCGGCGGTGATAGCACGATTGACTCGGTCGAGCATATTGGATGTGATTCGCTCTGATTATATTCGGACGGCTCGAGCAAAGGGTTTGAGCGAAATGGCCATTCTATATAAACATGTTCTTAAAAATTCGCTGATCCCAGTTTTGACTTTTTCAGGACCTCTCGCCGCAGGTGTTCTGACTGGTTCATTTATTATTGAATTGATTTTCGCAGTTCCAGGAATGGCCCCTCATTTGATTCAGAGCGTGAGCAATCGTGACTATCCTTTGATACTGGGGACCACATTGGTCTTTTCTGTCATTCTTGTTCTTGCTAATTTGATCGTGGACCTTTTGTACGCTTATTTTGATCCAAGGATAAAGCTCGCATGA
- a CDS encoding peptide ABC transporter substrate-binding protein — MRAFLKRSPALFSVLILFFVAFVVGCTKKKNGDYGLDLKSTLRINILTEPPSLDWNKSGDTTSALIQDNIMEGLVEYNLADPNLSLTPALATEWRSEKNSQIWYFKVRSGVKWTDGQEFTARQILDGWERLLTPATASEYAYFLYGINNARAFNEGKIKDFSEVGVKITDAGEIRVELTGPTSYFPYLLTHHSTYPIRKDIIAKHGDKWTESKNIVTLGAYTLKTWDHDKAIVLERNEAYYGEKAKIKNILAYMINELSTALNLFNAGKIDAQTQLPSTELRELRKRPEYRETGILSIYYYGFNVRKPPFDNPEVRKAVAYAIDRKEVTQMLDGGQVPLTSWVPPGMFGYAPGVGIGFNPAKAREILDKAGFKDRSKLAKIEIGFNTNEDHKRIAENVQAQLKRNLGIDVELKNEEWKVYLKSLRTEPPHIFRMGWLADYPDPDNFLNLMTSYSENNYTRWKNKKFDELIGKAVGIESRDARHEAYLQAQQILTEQDVPVVPVYAAVAHGLFSPRVVGYPFGPLQRFIFKGVSLK, encoded by the coding sequence ATGCGTGCATTTTTGAAACGCTCGCCAGCCCTGTTCTCCGTTCTCATTCTTTTTTTCGTTGCTTTTGTTGTCGGCTGTACCAAGAAGAAGAATGGCGATTATGGCCTCGATTTAAAATCAACTTTACGAATCAATATATTAACGGAACCACCGTCGCTAGACTGGAACAAGTCGGGGGATACGACAAGTGCGCTGATTCAGGACAATATCATGGAGGGCCTTGTTGAATACAATCTCGCAGACCCAAATCTCAGCTTGACTCCCGCCTTGGCAACCGAGTGGCGTTCAGAAAAAAATAGTCAGATTTGGTATTTCAAGGTTCGGTCTGGTGTGAAATGGACCGATGGTCAGGAGTTTACGGCTCGACAGATTTTGGATGGTTGGGAAAGACTATTAACTCCCGCTACGGCTTCAGAATACGCTTACTTTCTTTACGGCATCAATAATGCCAGAGCCTTCAATGAAGGAAAGATCAAAGATTTTTCCGAAGTGGGAGTGAAAATCACAGATGCCGGAGAGATCAGAGTTGAACTCACAGGCCCCACATCCTATTTTCCCTATCTTTTGACTCACCATTCGACTTACCCTATTCGGAAAGATATCATTGCCAAACATGGAGACAAATGGACGGAGTCGAAAAATATCGTCACTTTGGGGGCCTATACACTTAAAACTTGGGATCATGACAAGGCTATCGTTTTAGAGCGCAACGAGGCCTATTACGGGGAGAAGGCAAAGATAAAAAATATTCTCGCCTACATGATCAATGAGCTCTCTACAGCACTTAATCTTTTTAACGCAGGAAAGATTGACGCCCAAACACAGCTTCCTTCGACAGAACTGCGCGAACTTCGCAAGAGACCTGAATACCGCGAGACTGGAATTCTCTCGATCTATTATTACGGTTTTAACGTAAGAAAGCCTCCTTTTGACAACCCAGAGGTTCGCAAGGCCGTTGCTTATGCGATTGACCGCAAGGAGGTCACTCAGATGTTGGACGGCGGGCAGGTGCCTTTGACGAGTTGGGTGCCGCCTGGAATGTTTGGCTATGCCCCTGGAGTGGGGATCGGTTTTAATCCTGCCAAAGCCCGTGAGATCTTGGATAAGGCAGGATTTAAGGATCGAAGCAAATTGGCCAAGATCGAGATCGGATTTAATACGAATGAAGATCACAAACGCATTGCCGAAAATGTGCAGGCTCAACTCAAGCGAAACCTAGGGATCGACGTTGAACTGAAGAACGAAGAGTGGAAGGTTTATTTGAAGAGTCTTCGTACCGAGCCCCCGCATATTTTTCGGATGGGCTGGTTAGCTGATTATCCCGATCCTGACAATTTTCTTAATTTAATGACTTCGTATTCAGAGAACAATTACACGCGATGGAAAAATAAAAAATTTGACGAGCTCATTGGGAAGGCCGTTGGAATAGAGTCGCGAGACGCCCGTCATGAAGCCTATCTCCAGGCACAGCAGATTTTGACTGAACAAGATGTGCCTGTGGTTCCAGTGTATGCGGCCGTAGCTCATGGTTTGTTTTCTCCGAGAGTCGTTGGGTACCCTTTTGGTCCTCTTCAGAGATTTATCTTTAAGGGAGTGTCATTGAAGTGA
- a CDS encoding transglycosylase SLT domain-containing protein, which produces MLTKSNKIRDGLSLAALLREEFLRHWIGSVVVLTLLVFVVIPSSGQQNLFAKVRTLVEEKNYSGAEKALTQMKGPLSPADIALSFFVRGVLSFELQKYNEAQSHLEKALAIPSPIEYYVRYFLGLSFQAKREFKEAQREYDRLLKLRPPSQLAYETKFKISEMLIDQGKWSKALPELAYLERRWRSSEAYPEILWRLVKVEMQNGRKWRACAWARRLYSKYPQHGLIDDWGIDLASSPFDGKKLGCLSTQADQQKRIRRLQWAGKSDRARSELETLKKRATGEATHYAVDMALANFLVNDGYVDEALKLLIKYYEKYHKNFAYLMQLGRAAARAGEYQTAVGAFYRAHESSPKSRSGREALYQAAFLSYQFQDYDGASRKFEQFLKEYPRSGLSRDSQWHMSWIRYLKGDYLGALNGFDRILNEKKNRQTRRYWNKIAIERINYWKAMALLRMNKYTEARSLFEALAKDPMWDYYTLTAKYRLESISNLETVRKVAEGSSSNYLGIMPDGDGLVSLKEELDVNGEIIGKREEEGVQEAESEESLNTTMDGVSSEEEEVADVAATEEGTSSPDEEKPVVATNFRDPELRLRFERATLLIQVGLGEWARWELFEIERRTRNQDYLKMLMASYEQIRSYHRSSYISIVNFSNIRSQRGIEGSRYLWEYAYPRAYKDSVEKYAISFNVPSEFIWGIMRTESSFRFDVVSPVGAKGLMQLMPNTAKQVARLIGDETFNERRLSDPDLNLRLGTKYLQRLLSKFGGSVPLAAASYNAGPHRVEGWLANFGKLEMDEFIEHIPFIETRNYVKKVVRDFGIYESLYAKATTKLTWLVQPIKVEVTRPSQRETWETL; this is translated from the coding sequence ATGCTGACTAAGTCTAATAAAATAAGGGATGGGCTGTCTCTTGCGGCTCTTTTACGGGAGGAATTCTTGCGCCATTGGATCGGCTCAGTTGTTGTTCTCACGCTTCTGGTATTTGTTGTCATTCCCTCTTCAGGACAGCAGAATTTATTCGCCAAGGTCAGAACTCTGGTTGAAGAAAAGAACTATTCGGGTGCGGAGAAGGCTCTCACGCAAATGAAAGGCCCTTTGTCACCTGCGGATATTGCCCTGAGTTTTTTTGTTCGTGGGGTGTTGTCATTTGAGCTTCAGAAATACAATGAAGCCCAGAGCCATCTAGAAAAGGCACTCGCTATTCCCAGTCCCATCGAGTACTATGTGCGGTATTTTTTGGGCCTCTCTTTTCAGGCAAAGCGTGAATTCAAGGAAGCCCAGCGAGAATATGATCGCCTCTTGAAACTTCGTCCTCCCAGTCAATTGGCCTATGAGACAAAATTTAAAATAAGTGAAATGCTAATTGATCAAGGGAAGTGGAGCAAGGCTCTTCCTGAGTTGGCTTATTTAGAACGGCGTTGGCGATCTTCAGAGGCCTATCCCGAAATTTTGTGGCGCCTGGTGAAGGTTGAGATGCAGAACGGGCGAAAGTGGAGAGCTTGTGCTTGGGCTCGACGGCTCTATAGCAAATACCCGCAACATGGGCTCATCGATGACTGGGGAATCGACTTAGCCTCGTCACCATTTGATGGGAAGAAGCTCGGATGCCTTTCGACGCAGGCAGATCAGCAGAAGCGAATTCGTCGTTTGCAGTGGGCCGGAAAGTCAGACAGAGCTCGATCTGAGCTTGAAACATTGAAGAAACGGGCCACGGGTGAAGCTACTCACTATGCAGTCGATATGGCTTTGGCCAATTTCTTAGTAAATGATGGCTATGTCGACGAAGCTTTGAAACTTCTGATCAAATATTACGAAAAATACCATAAGAACTTTGCGTATCTGATGCAGCTAGGGAGGGCTGCAGCCAGAGCTGGAGAATATCAAACTGCGGTCGGGGCCTTCTATCGAGCTCATGAATCAAGTCCAAAATCTCGATCGGGACGTGAGGCGCTCTATCAAGCTGCATTTTTGAGTTATCAGTTTCAAGACTATGATGGAGCTTCTCGTAAGTTTGAGCAATTTTTGAAAGAATATCCGCGGTCTGGATTGAGTCGGGATTCTCAGTGGCACATGAGCTGGATTCGTTATCTTAAGGGAGATTATCTTGGAGCTCTGAATGGTTTTGATCGAATCTTAAATGAAAAAAAGAATCGTCAAACCCGTCGCTATTGGAACAAAATTGCCATTGAAAGAATTAATTATTGGAAGGCCATGGCGCTTTTGCGCATGAATAAGTACACCGAGGCCAGGAGTCTTTTTGAGGCGCTAGCCAAAGATCCGATGTGGGACTATTACACACTTACTGCCAAGTATCGCTTAGAGAGTATTTCGAATCTCGAGACAGTTCGGAAAGTGGCAGAAGGATCTTCATCTAATTATTTGGGAATTATGCCAGATGGGGATGGACTTGTTTCTCTCAAAGAAGAACTCGACGTCAATGGAGAAATCATCGGAAAGCGAGAAGAAGAGGGAGTTCAGGAGGCAGAATCCGAAGAAAGCTTGAACACGACCATGGACGGTGTCTCAAGTGAAGAAGAAGAGGTTGCGGACGTTGCAGCTACAGAAGAAGGAACCAGTTCGCCGGATGAGGAGAAACCAGTTGTCGCTACCAACTTTCGCGATCCCGAATTGCGTTTGAGATTTGAAAGGGCCACCCTACTTATTCAGGTAGGGCTGGGTGAATGGGCTCGATGGGAGCTATTTGAAATAGAACGTCGGACCCGGAATCAAGATTACCTCAAAATGTTAATGGCTTCATATGAGCAGATAAGATCTTACCATCGGTCGTCATACATCAGTATCGTTAATTTCTCCAATATTCGTTCTCAGCGTGGAATCGAAGGCAGTCGCTATTTGTGGGAGTATGCCTATCCCAGAGCCTACAAAGATTCTGTCGAAAAATACGCGATCTCTTTTAATGTGCCAAGTGAATTCATTTGGGGAATTATGCGCACCGAAAGCTCCTTTCGCTTCGATGTTGTTTCGCCGGTGGGAGCAAAGGGCCTTATGCAGCTCATGCCCAATACCGCCAAACAGGTGGCTCGCCTTATCGGTGATGAGACCTTTAATGAGCGACGGCTAAGTGATCCAGACCTGAACTTGCGATTAGGGACAAAATATTTGCAACGACTGCTCAGTAAATTTGGAGGTTCAGTACCTCTTGCTGCCGCAAGCTACAATGCGGGTCCTCATCGCGTCGAAGGTTGGCTTGCCAATTTTGGAAAGCTTGAAATGGATGAGTTTATTGAGCATATACCGTTTATTGAGACGCGAAATTATGTCAAAAAGGTCGTTCGGGACTTTGGAATCTATGAAAGTCTTTATGCCAAGGCCACAACGAAACTAACCTGGCTGGTTCAGCCAATCAAGGTGGAGGTGACCAGGCCCTCCCAAAGAGAAACCTGGGAAACTCTCTAG
- the radA gene encoding DNA repair protein RadA, which translates to MAKNKSLFVCQECGAQRQKWEGRCNECGAWNSLVEEKIIAPLGKASGRGWTIGNSESDSSASGLRAYRLNETFDEGQAKRQSTGIGELDRVLGGGLVSGSYTLLGGDPGIGKSTLLLQMAGGLANEGSQILYVSGEESVPQTALRARRLGIQSEKVAIASESRLEHIIALARSLQPDVLVVDSIQTVYLADIPSAPGSVSQVRECASQLMSLAKSSNVAVLIIGHVTKEGNIAGPKTLEHMVDTVLSFEGDNSHQFRLLRALKNRFGATNELGVFQMASQGMTEVTNPSELFLEERGADLIGSSVFTAMEGSRPLLCEVQALASYSPMAMPRRTSIGFDLARIHLLVAVLDKHLNSHLHQNDVFVNIVGGLRLTEPAADLAVAASLISSMGQQELDPRTCFFGEIGLTGEIRAASLPEERIREALKLGFMTFVLPESNRKHLAQQIKEKKDPLTTFKFVKHIRDLERVIGKRTQAASKKGSSEKVDPKLLFDN; encoded by the coding sequence GTGGCTAAGAACAAATCCCTATTCGTCTGTCAGGAGTGCGGAGCACAACGCCAAAAATGGGAAGGACGCTGCAATGAATGTGGGGCCTGGAATTCACTCGTCGAAGAAAAAATCATTGCTCCCTTAGGCAAGGCATCGGGTCGAGGCTGGACAATCGGAAATAGTGAATCAGACTCTTCCGCCTCGGGACTTCGGGCCTATCGCCTCAATGAAACCTTCGACGAAGGACAGGCAAAACGCCAATCTACCGGAATCGGCGAGCTCGACCGCGTCCTTGGGGGTGGGCTCGTCTCAGGAAGTTACACTTTGTTGGGTGGAGATCCTGGAATTGGAAAAAGTACTTTGCTCCTGCAAATGGCAGGAGGACTAGCCAACGAGGGCAGCCAGATTCTTTATGTATCAGGCGAAGAGAGCGTCCCACAAACAGCTCTGCGCGCTCGTCGGCTCGGTATTCAGTCAGAAAAAGTGGCCATCGCAAGTGAGAGCAGACTTGAACACATCATCGCACTCGCCCGATCCCTTCAGCCCGATGTTCTTGTGGTCGATTCGATTCAGACCGTCTACCTCGCCGACATTCCGTCCGCGCCAGGATCTGTTTCTCAAGTGCGAGAGTGCGCAAGTCAATTGATGAGTTTGGCGAAGAGTTCAAATGTGGCTGTCCTCATCATTGGCCACGTGACTAAAGAGGGAAATATTGCGGGTCCCAAAACCTTGGAACACATGGTTGACACTGTATTGTCGTTTGAAGGCGACAACAGCCACCAATTTCGTTTGCTGCGTGCCCTTAAAAATCGCTTTGGAGCCACAAATGAATTGGGCGTTTTTCAGATGGCGAGCCAAGGTATGACAGAGGTGACCAACCCTTCCGAATTATTTCTAGAAGAGCGCGGCGCCGACCTCATTGGCTCGAGTGTGTTTACTGCGATGGAGGGCAGTCGCCCTCTCCTGTGCGAAGTCCAGGCGCTGGCTTCCTATTCACCGATGGCCATGCCCCGCCGAACTTCTATTGGTTTTGACTTAGCAAGAATCCATCTTCTTGTGGCAGTCCTAGATAAACATTTGAACTCTCACCTTCATCAAAATGATGTCTTCGTTAATATCGTGGGAGGCCTCAGACTCACTGAGCCCGCTGCCGATCTTGCGGTTGCGGCAAGTCTGATCTCGTCGATGGGTCAACAGGAGCTGGATCCGCGCACTTGTTTTTTTGGTGAGATTGGCCTCACTGGAGAGATCAGAGCGGCCAGTCTGCCGGAAGAACGAATCCGTGAGGCACTTAAGCTAGGTTTCATGACTTTTGTCTTGCCAGAGTCAAACCGCAAACATCTCGCCCAGCAAATAAAAGAAAAAAAAGATCCGTTGACCACTTTTAAGTTCGTCAAACACATCCGAGATCTAGAAAGAGTCATTGGCAAGCGCACCCAAGCGGCCAGCAAAAAAGGATCTAGCGAAAAAGTTGACCCAAAATTGCTTTTCGACAACTGA
- the glpK gene encoding glycerol kinase GlpK has protein sequence MSTQYILSIDQGTTGTTVSIIGQDGKCLAKTNEEFEQIYPRPGWVEHNPEAIWLSVISSIRKTLELAKISGQQIAGIGITNQRETAVIWDRKTQRPIYNAIVWQCRRTTLFCEKLKKKGKAKLIQNKTGLVVDPYFSGSKFRWILDEVGQARKRASLGQLAGGTIDTFLLWRLTSGQSHCTDVSNASRTQLMNIHKGSWDSELLKLFSIPDAILPQISPSSGIFGYTKNCPGLPDGIPISGIAGDQQAALFGQTCFAPGEAKCTFGTGSFLLMNTGDKAIKSKSGILTTVAWQLKGQKKLTYALEGGAFICGAAVQWLRDGLEFIENSREVEVLASQVENSDGVEFVPALTGLGAPYWDPRARGLISGLTRGTKRAHLARATLESMALQNVDILLAMEKDLGRRLKGLRVDGGASANDLLMQLQADYLGSVILRPSLIETTAAGAAFLAGLGVGFWNDLNEIKAAWKADQEFTPRLTKRQRSTRLSHWHEAVGRAMYHSEC, from the coding sequence ATGTCAACACAGTACATTTTGTCCATCGATCAAGGAACAACCGGCACAACTGTAAGTATTATAGGTCAAGACGGTAAATGTCTTGCAAAAACCAACGAGGAATTTGAGCAGATTTATCCGCGCCCGGGTTGGGTTGAGCACAATCCCGAGGCTATATGGCTTTCAGTGATTTCAAGTATTCGCAAAACCTTAGAATTGGCCAAAATTTCAGGACAGCAAATAGCAGGAATTGGAATAACCAATCAACGAGAGACGGCGGTGATCTGGGATCGAAAAACTCAGAGACCAATTTATAATGCCATTGTCTGGCAATGTCGCAGGACCACTTTGTTTTGCGAAAAACTTAAGAAAAAGGGGAAAGCCAAGCTCATTCAAAACAAAACAGGCTTGGTTGTTGATCCCTATTTTTCAGGATCAAAATTTCGCTGGATTTTAGATGAAGTCGGTCAGGCTCGGAAGCGCGCAAGTCTGGGCCAGCTTGCAGGCGGGACGATTGATACATTTCTCTTATGGCGTCTCACTTCTGGACAATCCCATTGCACAGATGTTTCCAATGCTTCGCGGACTCAATTGATGAATATTCACAAAGGAAGTTGGGATTCCGAATTGCTGAAACTTTTCTCTATTCCTGACGCGATTTTGCCTCAAATCTCGCCGTCGTCAGGAATTTTTGGCTACACAAAAAATTGTCCCGGACTTCCTGATGGGATTCCGATCTCGGGAATTGCCGGAGACCAACAAGCAGCCTTATTTGGCCAAACCTGTTTTGCTCCCGGCGAAGCCAAGTGCACCTTTGGCACTGGCAGTTTTCTTTTGATGAACACTGGAGACAAAGCAATCAAGTCAAAATCTGGAATTTTGACGACGGTCGCCTGGCAGTTAAAGGGCCAGAAGAAGCTGACCTATGCTCTTGAGGGTGGGGCGTTTATTTGCGGAGCAGCGGTGCAGTGGTTGAGAGACGGTCTTGAGTTTATTGAGAATAGTCGTGAGGTTGAAGTTTTGGCGAGCCAAGTGGAAAATTCAGATGGAGTTGAGTTTGTCCCTGCCTTGACGGGGCTTGGCGCGCCCTACTGGGATCCTCGTGCAAGAGGTCTGATTTCGGGTCTTACTCGTGGAACAAAGCGAGCACATTTGGCTCGAGCAACTCTGGAATCAATGGCCCTTCAAAATGTCGATATTTTGTTAGCAATGGAGAAGGATCTTGGTCGTCGCCTCAAAGGCCTTCGGGTTGATGGGGGAGCGAGCGCCAATGACCTTCTCATGCAATTGCAGGCAGATTATTTGGGTAGCGTAATATTACGTCCCAGCCTCATTGAGACAACTGCGGCTGGCGCTGCTTTTTTGGCCGGTCTGGGAGTTGGTTTTTGGAATGATTTGAATGAAATAAAGGCGGCTTGGAAAGCGGATCAGGAATTTACTCCCAGGCTCACCAAGAGGCAAAGGTCCACGCGGTTGTCTCATTGGCATGAGGCCGTTGGTCGTGCCATGTACCATTCAGAATGTTGA
- a CDS encoding acyltransferase family protein, producing the protein MKKSSKDNTKIQLPLFRIKNFHHEALLYRVIPRIFLDLLGKYFRLKVEGGENVPRDGRAIICPNHSGYAGVDALILANEIRRSSGRTPRVLTHHLWFLTKSTAIPANKLGFIEATATNGIRCLLKNQLVVLFPEGEYGNFKPTSKAYRLQEFKRGFVRMALLTKAPIIPVVVIGAEETHINLSRLRLPKALHSLVLPLPLNLIPLPAKWKIRFLEPIYLPYKAEAADDRELVHDICLDIQERMQKAINNELAKRKSIFI; encoded by the coding sequence ATGAAAAAATCATCTAAAGATAACACGAAAATTCAATTACCCCTTTTCAGAATTAAGAATTTCCATCACGAAGCATTATTGTACCGCGTAATTCCTCGAATATTCCTTGATCTCTTGGGGAAGTATTTCCGTCTCAAAGTTGAAGGGGGCGAAAATGTCCCCCGCGATGGGAGGGCTATCATCTGCCCCAATCATTCTGGTTATGCCGGAGTAGATGCCCTTATTCTTGCGAATGAAATCCGGAGAAGTTCGGGCCGAACACCGAGAGTTTTAACCCACCATTTGTGGTTTCTCACCAAAAGCACAGCCATCCCAGCAAACAAGCTTGGATTTATTGAAGCAACGGCAACCAATGGCATTCGGTGCTTACTCAAGAACCAGCTCGTCGTTCTTTTTCCTGAAGGCGAGTATGGAAACTTTAAACCAACAAGCAAGGCCTACCGACTGCAAGAATTCAAGCGAGGTTTTGTAAGAATGGCCCTTCTGACGAAAGCGCCAATCATACCTGTCGTTGTGATTGGGGCCGAAGAAACTCACATTAATCTCTCACGCTTGCGCTTACCGAAGGCCCTACATAGCCTCGTTCTTCCCCTACCCTTGAATTTGATTCCTCTCCCAGCAAAATGGAAAATTAGATTTTTAGAACCAATCTACCTCCCTTACAAGGCAGAAGCTGCCGACGACAGAGAACTCGTCCATGATATTTGCCTTGATATCCAGGAACGCATGCAGAAAGCCATCAACAATGAACTTGCCAAACGAAAGTCTATTTTCATTTGA